A window of the Lactuca sativa cultivar Salinas chromosome 5, Lsat_Salinas_v11, whole genome shotgun sequence genome harbors these coding sequences:
- the LOC128126226 gene encoding trafficking protein particle complex II-specific subunit 130 homolog, whose product MNPDSDTILNIKYKISGDRNHGSHTPMFEDESSQMLTFKSALVLQRPVLEPCLAVGFLPLPPEGLRVGQLFTMKWRVERLKYLEDEQYDEVVYEINANSKNWMIAGRKRGHAPLSTKQGLRIEISILCVPLVAGYMRPPQLELPDIGEGNISCNPAGPHLVCVSPPPLSSSFCIPIPIPA is encoded by the exons ATGAATCCTGATAGTGATacgatattaaatataaaatataaaatatctgGGGATAGAAATCATGGATCGCATACTCCTATGTTTGAGGATGAGTCTTCACAGATGTTGACTTTTAAGAGTGCTCTTGTTTTACAAAGACCAGTGTTGGAACCTTGTTTGGCAGTTGGTTTTCTTCCCCTTCCTCCAGAAGGCCTTAGAGTCGGCCAGCTTTTTACTATGAAGTGGCGAGTTGAAAGGTTGAAGTATCTCGAGGACGAACAATAC GATGAGGTAGTATATGAAATAAACGCAAATTCTAAAAACTGGATGATTGCTGGGAGGAAGCGAGGCCATGCACCTCTCTCCACAAAGCAAG GTTTACGAATAGAGATTTCAATCCTATGCGTGCCATTGGTTGCTGGGTACATGCGGCCCCCACAACTGGAGTTACCGGACATTGGTGAGGGTAATATTAGTTGCAACCCAGCTGGGCCCCACTTGGTCTGTGTTTCCCCTCCACCTCTCAGCTCCTCCTTCTGTATTCCCATTCCCATTCCTGCCTAG